A portion of the Hyalangium minutum genome contains these proteins:
- a CDS encoding M16 family metallopeptidase — protein MAPRTRATAKKEKSAASRPLKLPTVTETTTSSGLTVLAAERGPLPLVSMRLVLRAGSSTDPKDKHGLADFTVRLLRRGTAKMRADEIDEAIEFVGASVAGGVSEDLMSIYVTTPAEHFAAMLSVLGQLVREPTFPEKEFDLAKDRALAQFANDLDDPSTIADRAFTRAQWGDHPYGHDVGGSASHVRTFIREDVVRFHRERVGPKGALLVVVGAVKPEVVAAEAEKAFAGWSQTDQLDPSPAPAAEGGVQAGRILIVDKPDQTQSQVRIGGPGYPLGHPDYFAATAMNIALGGGFTSRLVNEVRVERGLSYGVSSYFDAMSVGGAFAISTFTKTESTREIVDVSLGEVAKVRKGGITPKELKSAQTYLAGLYPMRTETNDSVASVLADIRVYGLGDDWVEKFRDRLRAVTPKQVKAVSAKYLFPKPPAIVVLGKASEVEKQLKHLKLPITVVPVSEYE, from the coding sequence ATGGCCCCCCGTACCCGAGCCACTGCCAAAAAAGAGAAGTCCGCGGCCTCGCGCCCGCTCAAGCTCCCCACGGTCACCGAGACCACCACCTCCAGCGGCCTGACGGTGCTGGCCGCCGAGCGTGGCCCCCTGCCGCTGGTGTCCATGCGCTTGGTGCTGCGCGCGGGCAGCTCCACGGATCCGAAGGACAAGCACGGCCTGGCGGACTTCACCGTGCGCCTGCTGCGCCGAGGCACCGCGAAGATGCGCGCGGACGAGATCGATGAGGCCATCGAGTTCGTCGGCGCCAGCGTCGCGGGTGGAGTGAGCGAGGATCTGATGTCGATCTACGTCACCACACCCGCCGAGCACTTCGCGGCCATGCTCTCGGTGCTGGGGCAGTTGGTGCGCGAGCCCACCTTCCCGGAGAAGGAGTTCGACCTGGCCAAGGATCGCGCGCTGGCGCAGTTCGCCAACGATCTGGACGATCCGAGCACCATCGCGGACCGGGCCTTCACCCGGGCGCAGTGGGGCGATCACCCGTATGGGCATGACGTGGGGGGCTCGGCCTCGCACGTGCGTACCTTCATCCGGGAGGATGTGGTGCGCTTCCACCGCGAGCGCGTGGGCCCCAAGGGCGCCCTGCTCGTAGTAGTGGGCGCGGTGAAGCCGGAGGTGGTGGCCGCCGAGGCCGAGAAGGCCTTCGCAGGCTGGTCTCAGACGGACCAGCTGGATCCCTCGCCGGCTCCCGCCGCAGAGGGTGGAGTGCAGGCAGGCCGGATCCTCATCGTGGACAAGCCGGACCAGACGCAGTCGCAGGTGCGCATTGGCGGGCCGGGCTACCCGCTCGGGCACCCGGACTACTTCGCTGCTACCGCGATGAACATCGCCCTGGGCGGTGGCTTCACGTCGCGGCTCGTGAATGAGGTCCGCGTGGAGCGTGGTCTGTCCTACGGCGTGAGCAGCTACTTCGATGCCATGAGCGTCGGAGGGGCCTTCGCCATCAGCACCTTCACGAAGACGGAGTCCACGCGCGAGATCGTCGACGTGTCGCTGGGCGAAGTGGCCAAGGTGCGCAAGGGCGGCATCACGCCCAAGGAGCTCAAGTCGGCGCAGACGTACCTGGCCGGCCTCTACCCGATGCGCACGGAGACGAATGACTCGGTGGCCTCGGTGCTGGCGGACATCCGCGTGTACGGGCTCGGGGATGACTGGGTGGAGAAGTTCCGGGATCGGCTGCGCGCGGTGACGCCCAAGCAGGTGAAGGCGGTCTCCGCGAAGTACCTGTTCCCGAAGCCTCCGGCCATCGTGGTGCTGGGCAAGGCCTCCGAGGTGGAGAAGCAGCTCAAGCACCTCAAGCTGCCCATCACCGTGGTCCCCGTGTCGGAGTACGAGTGA
- a CDS encoding M16 family metallopeptidase, which produces MPKAPPRPAAHKPDPALQSLLEVHEATLSNGLRVRLLPNPQTPVISLYTFFQVGSRNERPGITGISHLFEHMMFNGAKKYGPKEFDRTLESNGGRSNAYTSNDMTVYYDDFSSDALETVLDLESDRMRSLRISDATLTSERQVVMEERRVRVDNEITGIMDEELGTLVYKAHPYRWPVIGWMADIENISRQDCEQYFRTYYAPNNAVMYLSGDFDPKKTLALIKRYYGNIPKGPKPLPVIDAEPAQKGERRAVVRHPAQSPSVMIGFRGPKATEMETQVLDVIQYALNKGEGSRLVKGLVYEQQIAVSVMFDWGWRIDPGTVVFYLELKPESDPEKAEAALYAELEKVAKEGLTERELQKAKNNLRADQMRELGTNNGRAHALGHYEALLGSWRELTLLPSRYASITNDQVKAVAAKFFSPDRRSVVTLLPEAEAESPSESDTAAA; this is translated from the coding sequence ATGCCCAAGGCCCCACCGCGCCCCGCAGCCCACAAGCCCGATCCCGCGCTTCAGTCCCTGCTCGAAGTCCACGAGGCCACGCTGTCCAACGGCCTGCGCGTCCGCCTGCTGCCCAACCCGCAGACGCCCGTCATCAGCCTCTACACCTTCTTCCAGGTGGGCTCGCGCAACGAGCGCCCCGGCATCACCGGCATCAGCCACCTCTTCGAGCACATGATGTTCAATGGCGCGAAGAAGTACGGCCCCAAGGAGTTCGACCGCACGCTGGAGTCCAACGGCGGCCGCTCCAACGCGTACACCTCCAATGACATGACGGTGTACTACGACGACTTCTCTTCGGACGCGCTGGAGACGGTGCTCGATCTGGAGTCGGACCGGATGCGCTCGCTGCGCATCTCGGACGCCACCCTGACCAGCGAGCGCCAGGTGGTGATGGAGGAGCGCCGCGTCCGCGTGGACAACGAGATCACCGGCATCATGGACGAGGAGCTGGGCACGCTCGTCTACAAGGCCCATCCGTACCGCTGGCCCGTCATCGGCTGGATGGCGGACATCGAGAACATCTCCCGCCAGGACTGCGAGCAGTACTTCCGCACGTACTACGCGCCCAACAACGCGGTGATGTATCTGTCCGGGGACTTCGATCCGAAGAAGACGCTGGCGCTCATCAAGCGCTACTACGGAAACATCCCCAAGGGCCCCAAGCCGCTGCCGGTGATTGACGCCGAGCCTGCGCAGAAGGGCGAGCGCCGCGCGGTGGTCCGCCACCCCGCCCAGTCGCCCTCGGTGATGATTGGCTTCCGCGGCCCGAAGGCCACCGAGATGGAGACCCAGGTGCTGGATGTCATCCAGTACGCCCTGAACAAGGGGGAGGGGAGCCGGCTGGTGAAGGGGCTCGTGTACGAGCAGCAGATCGCCGTCTCCGTCATGTTCGACTGGGGCTGGCGGATCGATCCCGGCACCGTCGTCTTCTACCTGGAGCTCAAGCCCGAGTCGGATCCCGAGAAGGCCGAGGCCGCTCTGTACGCGGAGCTGGAGAAGGTGGCCAAGGAGGGCCTCACCGAGCGCGAGCTGCAGAAGGCCAAGAACAACCTGCGCGCCGATCAGATGCGCGAGCTGGGCACCAACAATGGCCGCGCCCACGCCCTGGGGCACTACGAGGCGCTGCTGGGCTCGTGGCGCGAGCTGACGCTGCTGCCCTCGCGCTACGCCTCCATCACGAATGACCAGGTGAAGGCCGTGGCCGCGAAGTTCTTCTCTCCGGATCGCCGCTCGGTGGTGACGCTGCTGCCCGAGGCCGAAGCCGAGTCCCCGTCCGAGTCCGACACCGCCGCCGCCTGA
- a CDS encoding response regulator produces the protein MERTRVYVVEDQPQLLKNLVKVLGTFPELEVVGTSQDGEEAVTDIVNVRPQIVLLDLELPGINGIQVTQRVKRRAPEVEILILTSFEDEQKVYEAIQAGASGYLVKRVGPEKIRSGIKDVMEGGTVLEPIIAKKFWNYFQSIQAKPPEKKENPWDLSPMEFEVLRYVAKGLSNAEVGQVMTMERRTVRTHLSHIYRKMGVNSHVEAVVLALRAGIVDL, from the coding sequence ATGGAGCGGACGCGCGTCTACGTCGTCGAGGATCAGCCCCAACTCCTCAAGAACCTGGTGAAGGTCCTGGGGACGTTCCCGGAGCTGGAGGTGGTGGGCACCTCGCAGGATGGCGAGGAGGCCGTCACGGACATCGTCAACGTGCGGCCCCAGATCGTCCTGCTGGATCTGGAGCTGCCGGGGATCAACGGCATCCAAGTCACCCAGCGGGTGAAGCGCCGGGCCCCCGAGGTGGAGATCCTCATCCTCACCTCGTTCGAGGACGAGCAGAAGGTGTACGAGGCCATCCAGGCCGGGGCCTCGGGCTACCTGGTGAAGCGGGTGGGGCCGGAGAAGATCCGCTCGGGCATCAAAGACGTGATGGAGGGCGGCACGGTGCTCGAGCCCATCATCGCCAAGAAGTTCTGGAACTACTTCCAGTCCATCCAGGCCAAGCCGCCCGAGAAGAAGGAGAACCCCTGGGACCTGAGCCCCATGGAGTTCGAGGTGCTGCGCTACGTGGCCAAGGGCCTGTCCAACGCCGAGGTGGGGCAGGTGATGACGATGGAGCGCCGCACGGTGCGCACCCATCTGTCCCATATCTATCGGAAGATGGGCGTCAACTCACACGTGGAGGCCGTAGTGTTGGCCCTGCGAGCTGGCATCGTCGACCTGTAG
- a CDS encoding serine/threonine protein kinase has protein sequence MTANYRLTGRIETGDLAELYKASEDSDGDVVVKLFHPKTSDPAYARVLAETSRVLNPLHHVGIVHTVDIGFVKQRLAVVRENVDGYTLGIALQRLNTKEVILPSALAIYLIIQLLEMVQKAHDAGVIHGAITPGNLLLSREGSPGICDFGALKALMAVPELKRGFATRGRSAYRAPEVGRGEEPTAASDVYSLGAIAYELLTLREAVVATGNLSTRSGGLPPPSRLDRRINSRLDPIILRALEPFPNRRFRSAADFAGALRNFFTSQGGMPGHEDMRRFVRDLVPNEVNLSTLGPVPFSEPFTLTPVSGAEIAHVRAEPLELSVVARPSFSRALSEEESSAETTEAAPLFEEFKPEQWAAKEATLLTAPKAPAGAWPAQEPTQLGPPAQEQAAPAHSRPTAMEPALSPTVIRPSPAEPEPTQAPTVIRPPLAEPTLDTTPVDTPPRPETYAPLEPTRVGQQPPVATTAKEDTEPSRVGPLEQGWDAPPGAAPPKPRKQVILPGGAGNGREGTHVGREGTHVGRNPRMKWVEDFSDEKTRLADDVKAQEESPPPPAPIKKGTGSRAALPPSAPERPPPSLVRAPPPEEPTSVYVSRDRPEIPMPPPTSDNVPRTSDGRRLLTEERNLLSMAQRRHKALALALSIATVGFVAFAFAVWRFGDDTPPAPAQPAKPPPPAPIDPRASALSGAMDQYGMPLKQPPAPELPRPPSATVPDEREDSSDTPRPDANSAFITLRTNAPARVIIDGNPIRKRTPLIKYPVKAGTRNFTLEAIGTKERVDFSLRFERGQHRTIDQRFETAPRR, from the coding sequence ATGACGGCCAACTATCGGCTCACCGGCCGCATCGAGACGGGAGACCTGGCCGAGCTCTACAAGGCTTCGGAGGACTCCGACGGCGACGTGGTGGTGAAGCTGTTCCACCCGAAGACTTCGGATCCGGCCTACGCACGGGTGCTGGCGGAGACCTCGCGCGTGCTCAACCCGCTGCACCACGTGGGCATCGTCCACACCGTGGACATCGGCTTCGTGAAGCAGCGCCTCGCCGTCGTCCGCGAGAATGTGGACGGCTACACGCTGGGCATCGCGCTCCAGCGGCTCAACACCAAGGAGGTCATCCTCCCGTCCGCGCTCGCGATCTATCTCATCATCCAGTTGCTGGAGATGGTGCAGAAGGCGCACGACGCGGGCGTCATCCACGGCGCCATCACCCCCGGCAACCTGCTGTTGTCGCGCGAGGGCTCGCCGGGCATCTGTGACTTCGGCGCGCTCAAAGCGCTGATGGCCGTGCCCGAGCTCAAGCGGGGCTTCGCCACTCGCGGCCGCAGCGCCTACCGCGCTCCCGAAGTCGGCCGAGGAGAGGAGCCCACCGCCGCCTCGGACGTGTACTCCCTGGGCGCCATTGCCTACGAGCTGCTCACCCTGCGCGAGGCCGTCGTCGCCACCGGCAACCTCAGCACCCGCAGCGGCGGCCTGCCGCCGCCCAGCCGCCTGGATCGCCGCATCAACTCACGGCTGGATCCAATCATCCTCCGGGCGCTGGAGCCGTTCCCGAACCGCCGCTTCCGCTCGGCTGCGGACTTCGCGGGCGCGCTGCGCAACTTCTTCACCTCGCAAGGCGGCATGCCGGGCCACGAGGACATGCGCCGCTTCGTGCGCGATCTCGTCCCCAACGAGGTGAACCTCTCCACGCTCGGGCCCGTGCCGTTCTCCGAGCCCTTCACGCTCACCCCCGTCTCCGGGGCGGAGATCGCCCACGTGCGCGCCGAGCCCCTGGAGCTCTCCGTGGTGGCGCGCCCCTCGTTCAGCCGCGCACTCAGCGAGGAAGAGTCCTCCGCCGAAACCACCGAGGCAGCCCCCCTCTTCGAGGAGTTCAAGCCGGAGCAGTGGGCCGCCAAGGAGGCCACCCTGCTCACGGCGCCCAAGGCTCCTGCAGGGGCTTGGCCCGCCCAGGAGCCCACCCAGCTCGGCCCGCCCGCTCAGGAGCAGGCAGCTCCGGCCCACAGCCGTCCGACCGCGATGGAGCCCGCACTGTCTCCAACGGTGATCCGCCCATCCCCGGCGGAGCCAGAGCCCACGCAGGCGCCCACCGTCATCCGCCCGCCGCTGGCGGAGCCCACGCTGGACACCACGCCTGTCGACACTCCGCCTCGTCCGGAGACCTACGCTCCGCTGGAGCCCACCCGCGTGGGCCAGCAGCCGCCCGTGGCCACCACGGCGAAGGAGGACACGGAGCCCAGCCGGGTGGGGCCGCTGGAACAGGGCTGGGATGCACCACCGGGTGCCGCGCCACCCAAGCCGCGCAAGCAGGTCATCCTGCCCGGAGGCGCGGGCAATGGCCGCGAGGGTACGCACGTCGGCCGCGAGGGCACGCACGTCGGCCGCAACCCGCGCATGAAGTGGGTGGAGGACTTTTCCGACGAGAAGACGCGCCTCGCCGACGACGTCAAAGCCCAAGAGGAGTCGCCACCTCCGCCCGCGCCCATCAAGAAAGGAACGGGCTCCCGAGCCGCGCTGCCGCCCTCGGCCCCCGAGCGGCCGCCCCCCTCGCTGGTGCGTGCGCCTCCGCCCGAGGAGCCCACCTCCGTCTACGTCTCCCGGGATCGGCCCGAGATCCCCATGCCCCCGCCGACGAGTGACAACGTCCCTCGTACCAGCGACGGGCGGCGCCTGCTCACCGAAGAGCGCAACCTGCTGTCCATGGCGCAGCGCCGCCACAAGGCCTTGGCGCTCGCGCTGTCGATCGCCACGGTGGGCTTCGTCGCCTTTGCCTTCGCGGTGTGGCGGTTCGGGGACGATACGCCTCCTGCTCCGGCGCAGCCCGCCAAGCCACCCCCTCCGGCGCCCATTGATCCGCGCGCGTCCGCCCTCAGCGGGGCAATGGACCAATACGGGATGCCCTTGAAGCAGCCTCCGGCGCCCGAGCTGCCCCGGCCGCCCTCGGCCACCGTGCCGGACGAGCGGGAGGACAGCTCCGACACGCCCAGGCCCGATGCCAACTCCGCCTTCATCACCCTGCGGACCAACGCTCCGGCGCGCGTCATCATCGATGGCAATCCCATCCGCAAGCGGACGCCGCTCATCAAGTATCCGGTGAAGGCCGGCACCCGGAACTTCACGCTGGAGGCGATTGGGACAAAGGAGCGGGTGGACTTCAGCCTGCGCTTCGAGCGTGGGCAGCACCGGACCATCGATCAACGGTTCGAAACGGCCCCGAGGCGCTGA
- a CDS encoding HAD-IG family 5'-nucleotidase, with amino-acid sequence MAPTVPANAPIPGGPLPDPLHGSFRSSLNRAHAENAARRAHELLTDEALGRLLTAPREGEDTPRARDVFVNRNLRMSSVELIGFDMDYTLAIYHMRRLEQLSFDMTLAKLVGQYGYNPVIGHLLYDHHFVMRGLAVDRVHGNILKMDRFGHVGRAWHGLRPLKPEVRRELYRNKLVRPKDPRFAWNDTLFALPETCLYAGIIELLESLGERVDYGRLYDNIREAIDTVHRDNSLKREVRKDISRYIFQDPELGHALHKLRSGHKKLFLLTNSAWDYTDAVMRYLLDGQLPEYTSWRNYFDFVVTAAGKPGFFSDQRPFLELDSTSEEGRVVGQAKILERGKVYSGGNLAQFEEFTGHRGENILYVGDHIYGDILKSKKSSLWRTCMVVQELEDEIAYTDSRREDIARLSEIEITRARLDDEVNAIKTALNAVERRLERDTLSAAERAHEEEERKKLKGELDLVRRALKEATGIADTLEQDVEEGFNPYWGLLFKEGNENSRFGYQVEQYACLYTSRVSNFLHYSPMQYHRSPRDQMPHEQAGALSGKLSPLGSEGPPKGSSKE; translated from the coding sequence TTGGCACCGACAGTCCCCGCGAACGCACCCATCCCCGGCGGTCCCTTGCCGGATCCCCTGCACGGAAGCTTCCGCTCCTCGCTGAACCGCGCCCATGCGGAGAATGCCGCCCGGCGCGCCCACGAGCTGCTGACGGACGAGGCGCTTGGCCGCCTGCTCACGGCCCCGCGTGAGGGCGAGGACACCCCGCGAGCGCGGGACGTGTTCGTCAACCGCAACCTGCGCATGTCGTCCGTCGAGCTGATTGGCTTCGACATGGACTACACGCTGGCCATCTACCACATGCGCCGGCTCGAGCAGCTGTCGTTCGACATGACGCTGGCGAAGCTGGTGGGCCAGTACGGGTACAACCCGGTGATTGGCCACCTGCTCTACGACCACCACTTCGTGATGCGCGGGCTGGCGGTGGATCGGGTGCACGGCAACATCCTGAAGATGGACCGGTTCGGGCACGTGGGGCGCGCGTGGCACGGGCTGCGGCCGCTGAAGCCGGAGGTGCGGCGCGAGCTGTACCGCAACAAGCTGGTCCGCCCGAAGGATCCTCGGTTTGCGTGGAATGACACGCTGTTCGCGCTGCCGGAGACGTGCCTGTACGCGGGCATCATCGAGCTGCTGGAGTCGCTGGGCGAGCGCGTGGACTACGGCAGGCTCTACGACAACATCCGCGAGGCGATCGACACGGTGCACCGGGACAACTCGCTCAAGCGCGAGGTGCGCAAGGACATCTCCCGGTACATCTTCCAGGATCCGGAGCTGGGGCACGCGCTGCACAAACTGCGCTCGGGCCACAAGAAGCTGTTCCTGCTGACGAACTCGGCGTGGGACTACACGGACGCGGTGATGCGCTACCTGCTGGACGGGCAGCTGCCGGAGTACACGAGCTGGCGCAACTACTTCGACTTCGTGGTGACGGCGGCGGGCAAGCCGGGGTTCTTCTCGGATCAGCGCCCGTTCCTGGAGCTGGACTCCACCTCCGAGGAGGGCCGCGTGGTGGGCCAGGCCAAGATCCTGGAGCGCGGCAAGGTGTACTCGGGTGGCAACCTGGCGCAGTTCGAGGAGTTCACCGGTCACCGGGGCGAGAACATCCTCTACGTGGGAGACCACATCTACGGCGACATCCTCAAGTCGAAGAAGTCCTCGCTGTGGCGCACGTGCATGGTGGTCCAGGAGCTGGAGGACGAGATCGCCTACACGGACTCGCGGCGGGAGGACATCGCCCGGCTCTCCGAGATCGAGATCACGCGGGCGCGGCTGGACGACGAGGTGAACGCCATCAAGACAGCGCTCAACGCGGTGGAGCGCCGTCTGGAGCGTGACACGCTGAGTGCGGCCGAGCGCGCGCACGAAGAAGAGGAGCGCAAGAAGCTCAAGGGTGAGCTGGATCTGGTGCGCCGGGCGCTGAAGGAGGCGACGGGGATCGCGGACACGCTGGAGCAGGACGTGGAGGAAGGCTTCAACCCGTACTGGGGCTTGCTGTTCAAGGAGGGCAACGAGAACAGCCGCTTCGGGTACCAGGTGGAGCAGTACGCGTGCCTCTACACGAGCCGCGTGTCGAACTTCCTGCACTACTCGCCCATGCAGTACCACCGCTCGCCTCGGGATCAGATGCCGCACGAGCAAGCCGGAGCGCTGTCCGGGAAGCTGTCGCCGCTGGGCAGCGAGGGCCCCCCCAAGGGTTCCAGCAAAGAGTGA
- a CDS encoding FG-GAP-like repeat-containing protein, producing the protein MALALGGACNTAGSDEDARARREGNLGDEVCEVPPYTPHFEPALQWAWTGSPVLPEYNQVMMTPAVADVNQDGTPDIIFSSFRDIPNDDFDWREGVLRAISGNDGHDLWTVTDPAYRIKAAASIAVGDIDNDGKVEICGIPTDGRGIICYENDGTFKFRTAPDAFDYNEWGGPSLADLDGDGTVEILDGNRVYSNTGALKWVGSDGMGGAQYTGPVSFAADIDGDGIQELVNGRAIYRADGTLKCANTNIPQGLAAVGNFDGDTKGEIVISGYGKVSLLDDDCSLEWSVNIPGGCVNGCGGAPTLADVDNDGLPEIGVAGENSFTVFETDGSVKWTSPIQDWSSGKAGATAFDFEDDGHIEFVFADEVSLRIYNGATGAIRWQTRHSSGTTHENPVIADVDGDLAAELVVATNDLAYPPYHGIRVYHDTQEGWARTRPIWNQHAYSVTNVNDNGTIPAHPGKHWQLPKLNTFRANVAGYLNECLPPPPPPPPPPPPPPPPPPPENEQPVAVCKNVTVIADAQCQGSASVDNGSHDPDHQPGPFTVSESPTGPFGRGTHNVTLTATDGEDTAQCVGQVTVVDETDPAVSCPAPITVQTCSPAGKQVSFAASATDNCGPAQVTCTRASGSTFPVGQTAVSCAAVDGSENSASCGFSVTVEGDETPPSITCPIAVNASISLGQISALVQFTVSANDTCGPAQVTCSHPPGSLFIPGLTPVTCTARDASGNTASCNFGIYVSLDLSLP; encoded by the coding sequence GTGGCGCTGGCCTTGGGAGGCGCATGTAACACGGCGGGCTCGGACGAGGATGCGCGAGCCCGGCGCGAGGGGAACCTGGGCGACGAGGTGTGCGAGGTTCCCCCCTACACGCCTCACTTCGAGCCCGCGCTGCAGTGGGCGTGGACGGGCAGCCCCGTCCTCCCCGAGTACAACCAGGTGATGATGACGCCGGCCGTCGCCGACGTGAACCAGGACGGCACGCCCGACATCATCTTCAGCTCCTTCCGGGACATCCCGAACGATGACTTCGACTGGCGCGAGGGCGTGCTGCGCGCCATCAGCGGCAACGACGGGCACGACCTGTGGACCGTCACGGATCCGGCCTACCGCATCAAGGCTGCGGCCAGCATCGCGGTGGGCGACATCGACAATGACGGCAAGGTGGAGATCTGCGGCATCCCGACGGATGGCCGCGGCATCATCTGCTACGAGAACGACGGCACCTTCAAGTTCCGCACGGCACCGGACGCGTTCGATTACAACGAGTGGGGCGGGCCTTCGCTGGCGGACCTCGACGGTGATGGCACCGTGGAGATCCTCGACGGCAATCGGGTGTACAGCAACACGGGCGCGCTGAAGTGGGTGGGCTCGGATGGCATGGGCGGCGCGCAGTACACCGGCCCGGTATCCTTCGCGGCAGACATCGATGGGGATGGCATCCAGGAACTTGTCAACGGCCGCGCCATTTACCGGGCCGATGGCACCCTCAAGTGCGCCAACACGAACATCCCGCAGGGGCTCGCGGCGGTGGGCAACTTCGACGGTGACACGAAGGGCGAGATCGTCATCTCGGGCTACGGCAAGGTGAGCCTGTTGGATGATGACTGCTCGTTGGAGTGGAGCGTGAACATCCCGGGCGGCTGCGTGAACGGCTGCGGCGGCGCACCGACGCTGGCGGATGTGGACAACGATGGCCTGCCGGAGATCGGCGTGGCGGGCGAGAACTCCTTCACCGTCTTCGAGACGGACGGCAGCGTGAAGTGGACGAGCCCCATTCAGGACTGGAGCTCGGGCAAGGCGGGCGCGACGGCGTTCGACTTCGAGGACGACGGCCACATCGAGTTCGTCTTCGCGGACGAGGTGTCGCTGCGCATCTACAACGGTGCCACCGGTGCCATCCGCTGGCAGACGCGGCACAGTTCGGGGACGACGCACGAGAACCCGGTCATCGCGGACGTGGATGGCGACCTGGCCGCGGAGCTGGTGGTGGCCACCAACGACCTGGCGTATCCGCCGTACCACGGCATCCGCGTGTACCACGACACGCAGGAGGGCTGGGCGCGCACGCGGCCGATCTGGAACCAGCACGCCTACTCGGTCACGAACGTCAACGACAACGGCACCATCCCGGCGCATCCGGGGAAGCACTGGCAGTTGCCGAAGCTCAACACCTTCCGCGCCAACGTGGCGGGCTACCTGAACGAGTGCCTGCCGCCGCCTCCTCCTCCTCCCCCGCCCCCGCCCCCGCCTCCTCCTCCCCCGCCGCCTGAGAACGAGCAGCCCGTGGCTGTTTGCAAGAACGTCACTGTCATCGCGGATGCGCAGTGCCAGGGCAGCGCCAGCGTGGACAACGGCAGCCATGATCCGGACCACCAGCCTGGGCCGTTCACCGTCTCCGAGTCGCCCACCGGTCCGTTCGGCCGGGGTACGCACAACGTGACGCTGACGGCCACCGATGGGGAGGACACGGCGCAGTGCGTGGGCCAGGTCACTGTGGTGGATGAGACGGATCCTGCGGTGAGCTGCCCTGCTCCGATCACGGTCCAGACCTGCTCGCCGGCGGGGAAGCAAGTCTCCTTCGCGGCGTCGGCTACGGACAACTGCGGCCCGGCGCAGGTCACCTGCACGCGCGCGTCTGGGTCTACCTTCCCGGTGGGCCAGACGGCGGTGAGCTGCGCGGCGGTGGACGGTTCGGAGAACAGCGCCTCGTGTGGCTTCTCCGTGACGGTCGAGGGCGACGAGACGCCGCCCTCCATCACCTGCCCCATCGCGGTCAACGCGTCGATCAGCCTGGGACAGATCTCCGCGCTCGTGCAGTTCACGGTGTCGGCCAATGACACCTGTGGCCCGGCGCAGGTCACCTGCAGCCATCCGCCCGGCTCGCTCTTCATCCCGGGGCTGACGCCCGTGACGTGCACGGCTCGGGATGCCTCGGGCAACACGGCCTCATGCAACTTCGGGATCTACGTGAGCCTGGACCTCTCCCTGCCGTAG